A window of Vicia villosa cultivar HV-30 ecotype Madison, WI unplaced genomic scaffold, Vvil1.0 ctg.000256F_1_1, whole genome shotgun sequence contains these coding sequences:
- the LOC131626066 gene encoding protein PLASTID REDOX INSENSITIVE 2, chloroplastic-like: MLLFNSSLLCTSSSSLTTVTLSPSTSPTSKPLNLRTHPLILRHYFQRPLPSSSLITRTTFTRVLGESLTQQHVYPDPIPEFAECETRKFKVQLSQKLSEDVDEFGDGLDAVVDVCAQIFSKFLHQEYGGPGTLLVTPFTDMLVALKKKKLPGASLAARASLLWAQNHVDEDWKVWNSKLK, encoded by the exons ATGCTGCTATTCAATTCCTCTCTCTTATGTACAtcttcttcttccctaacaacgGTTACTCTCTCTCCATCAACATCACCAACCTCTAAACCCCTTAACCTGCGCACACACCCCCTTATCCTGCGCCACTATTTCCAACGGCCACTCCCTTCCTCTTCCCTCATCACCAGAACCACCTTCACGCGCGTTCTCGGAGAGTCACTCACACAGCAGCACGTGTACCCTGACCCAATCCCCGAATTCGCTGAATGTGAGACACGCAAATTCAAAGTTCAGCTCTCGCAGAAGCTTTCGGAGGATGTAGACGAGTTCGGGGATGGACTTGATGCGGTTGTTGACGTTTGTGCTCAG ATATTCAGCAAGTTTTTGCACCAGGAGTATGGAGGTCctggtacattgttggtgacgcCATTCACGGATATGTTGGTTGCTTTAAAAAAGAAGAAACTACCAGGAGCATCTCTGGCTGCTAGAGCATCATTATTATGGGCACAAAATCATGTTGATGAAGATTGGAAAGTTTGGAActcaaaattaaaatga